The following nucleotide sequence is from Pseudoalteromonas xiamenensis.
AATGTGTTTGAACAAAAACCAAATGCTGTTTATCTGTAGCTTTTGGCTGGCGCGTGACAAGCGACGTATCGCTGATGTTCTAAAAAACGCATTGAGTTCTTCATCAGTGACTTGAGCCAATGGCTTATTGATATAACGACTCAGTTTTTGCACGTGTTCACAGTAGCTTTTTGTGGTGCACTCTGAATACCCTAAATAACCGATTTCGACTCTTACTTGCTCTATCAATGGGTCCATGTTTACCTCCGGATAAGTTGGAATACCCAAAGATAAGTGTGGTGAAAATGGTGAGGTTGGCGATCTCCGCGTAGCGGCTTAGTTCAACAGCGTATTAGCGAGATTCTCGGTTAAGGAAGTTATCCACAACCCTATTTTATTTCACTAATCATTTGTTATTTCTAATAATAGCAACAAGTTACCAACTGTTTTTTCTTCAGGCAACCAAAAAAGTAGTCAGAAAAAACGAGACTTTACTTATTCGAGCCTTACTCGGCTCGCCATGTAATTTATTTTTTCTTTTAACTTCATATAGATATGTGTTTTTGCCGCATAACCGAGCCGTATTTGTCCATTACATAGCGTTCCATTTCACTGATATTTTAAGCTTCACCACTTATGAATCTTTGGGGGGCGCGCTTTGCACCGTGCATTATGTGTAGGATAGAAACGCGATAAGTTGCTTCAATTTATCGTTTTTTGGGTGGCTTCGAATGCTAATTTAAGAACATGAAGCAGTCTGATCTTATAGTGCTTAACTTCCCAATACTGGCTGTGACGTCAGATACAGTCTAAGAGATTGATCAAAAAGGTTCACCGCTAGACACCAAAAATAAGAGGTCGAATTACTGGTGTTCATCAACCTCGATGCAAAAATGGGATAGGAACTTAACTTATTACGTTGTCATCAAATAAAGACGCGACTCGTTATTCATATTCAGACGCATACGTTTCTTCGTAACTATGTGAGTAAAGCTCGAACAAATTACCAAACGGGTCTTCTAAATACACCATTTTGGCGGGTTTGCTCTCATCTTCAGGGTGATAGCGCATGACGTCCATTCTGACCTTTCCACCGAATTCTTCTGTTTTACGCATAACACGCTCGAAATCATCCGTTTGTAAACAAAAATGGAAGATGCCCAAGCGTGCAAAATTTAAATCATGACGTTCATCTCTGTTTTTCATCTCAAACAGTTCCACGCCAATACCATCTGTCGTGACTAGGTGGGCAATGTTGAAGCCTTCAAACCCTTCACCAAATACGGCGATACACATGCGGCCAATTGCCGTTTCCCGCTCTTCTACAACTTTTGTGTTGTTCATTACAATTCGAAGCCCGAGAACGTGAGTGTAAAATTCGACCGCTTTTCCCATATCTCCGACCATAATTCCGACGTGATTCATTTTCATATTTCGCTCCTAACGTGCTGATTGGATCTAACCTATGCAGGTACAGAGAGGAGTGTAGGAAAATGCTATTATTATTTGAAATTATGATTAATAATCAATTTAATAATATAAGATTATGGTGACGCATGCTAAACCCAATTTGGCTTCAGACTTTTGTAACACTTGTTGAGACAGGGCATTTTACGCAAACTGCTGAGAAATTGTTTATGACCCAGCCAGGCGTTAGCCAACATGTCAGCAAATTAGAACAAGCGTGCGGCCATAGTTTAATTAAGCGAGATAAGAAGTCATTTTCAATTACAGAACAAGGCTTGTTGGTGTATGAATATGCGGTCAACTTGGCACTTAACGAAGAGCGCATGCTTGACGCGCTTTCGCGTGACGACCCATTTGGCGGTGAAATTTCGATTGCATGTTCTGGTTCTGTCGCGCTAGTACTCTATCCCATTTTACTGAAACTCCAATCGCTACATCCAAAGTTGGTCATGAAGTTAAAAGCAGCACCAAACTATCAAATATTAAGCGAAGTAAAACAGGGAAATATCGACTTAGGAATTGTCACTGACATTAGCACCCCCCATTTATTCGATTCGAGCATATTAGGTCAGGAAGAACTCTGTCTGATTGTACCTAGCGAGACCGAACTGTCTGAAAATAAGTCGGAATTACTCCAACATTTGGGGTTGGTGTCTCATCCCGATGCAGAACATTACTTGTCTTTGTACTTTGCAAACTGCGGTGAAGTAGGGCTTGAGCGTCTCCATATCGATGCCATTCCGGTTGTTGGCGCCGTTAACCAAATTGGCCAAATTTTAGAACCAGTTGCACAAGGGATTGGTTTTACAGTTTTGCCAAAAAGTGCGCTAGATAGCTTCCATCATGCGAATAAACTTAAAATAATGCAGTCAAATCACGTCGTTTTGGAAACCCTTTTCAAAGTGACGAAGAAAAATAGACAGCTTCCAGCTCGCTATCATGTCGTCATTGAAGCGCTTAGCGCATTATGGCAATAAATGGGCGCACTCGTTTTAATCCGTATCGGTTTATTAACGAAAGTAGGATAGAGAGCATCGATAATAGCGAACGCTCTCCATTTGTCTTACTTAATTCGTGCTTTGCGCGTTGGACGGTAGTTGAATACCCTTAAATAGTAGCCAGAAAGGTAGTAAAAGTTCGAACAGTGCACCGGGAACATACAAGTATCCTCCACCTAAATTTACCGCGAACAAGTCGCCTACCATCTTTACGAGCAAAAACGTGTAACCTATTACGCCTAAGGCCGAGAGTACTTTTGGGATCATTTTGTAGCGGTAAAAAGTTAAATTGAGCACTATGCTACCCAAGGCCAGTGCAAGCATCGCGAATTGAAATAGGGTATAGCGTTCACGACGGGCAACCATCGCCATCGAGTTTAACCATTCTGAGTTGGTAGAACTCGCTTCCATCATTTCTTTGCCTAAGTTTGCAATAGACAGCAACGCAGCGGCCGCGAGCAGCAATAAAATACCTTCAACTACCCGACAAGTTAGGTAAGTGAGTGCACTACGCTCACTGACTTGTTTTACTAAGGGGAACAGGACGATAGCTGCCGCAATGATGGCTACTGAGTTGATAAAGAACAGTGACACAGCAGTTGCTAACGTCGAGTTCTTGTTTAGGTAGGCCAGTTCTAAGTAATTAGTCGCACTTAAGATAGGGGTGACGAATACATCATCCGCAACCATGTAAGAGCTGGTCGATATCAGGATTAATATGCCGATGATCCGAGCGGCAAGTTGGTTAGACATGGGGAATTCCTCATCATTCTTATTCGATAAGAGAAAATTACCGGTTTTTACGTGTGCAATCGTCCAAATAGGCCCATTCGTCTAAATGTTTTAGTTATTTTTGCGATATGCACTCGGCGTCATTCCAACCGCTTTTTTAAAAGCCGCATTAAATGTTGATTTTGAATTGAAGCCGACGTCAAAAGCGATATCTGTGACGAGTTTTTTCGATACCGAGAGTGCAATCTTCGCTTCTTCAATTCGAAAGCGATTAACAAATTGAAAGAAGTTCGTGTGCATAAATTGGGAAAGCGTTTCTGATATGTGATTTTCGGATTCCGAGATGTGCTCAGACAATTTATTTAGTGAAAGATCTTCGTTTAGATACAGTCTGTCTTCTTGCATAGCTTGAGTTAGCTTATCAGCGATGTCCGCCATGTGTTTCGTACTCAGTAACGAAGTTCGGGCTTGTTTTGTTTCAGGTAAACCTTTTTCAGATTCATTCAGCGGCTTTTGGTTTAATGCACTTTGTATAAATAGCGCGAGCGCAAAAGTTTCGCAAAGCGGCAAGACTTTTTCAAACCCTAATAAGGTCCAGCCGAGCGCGCCTAATGAATATTGGATAGCGTACATTGACCATATAAATCCCCAAACAAAGAGCATGCTTTTTAGCCAGTCCAAGGAGCGCTTTTCAATATCGGAATAGCGTTCCATGAGCTGTTGGATATGATTGTTGTGAAGGTTGAACGTAAACCTCAGAAACAGCATGGTATAGGTAATGAAAATGGCGGTTGTGGTAACGCAGGTGAAGACAGCAATTTGCCACAAGTCAGGGTTACGTGTTTCGGGATTGGCTAACGCTAATTTTTCAGTAGGACTTGGC
It contains:
- a CDS encoding VOC family protein produces the protein MKMNHVGIMVGDMGKAVEFYTHVLGLRIVMNNTKVVEERETAIGRMCIAVFGEGFEGFNIAHLVTTDGIGVELFEMKNRDERHDLNFARLGIFHFCLQTDDFERVMRKTEEFGGKVRMDVMRYHPEDESKPAKMVYLEDPFGNLFELYSHSYEETYASEYE
- a CDS encoding LysR family transcriptional regulator yields the protein MLNPIWLQTFVTLVETGHFTQTAEKLFMTQPGVSQHVSKLEQACGHSLIKRDKKSFSITEQGLLVYEYAVNLALNEERMLDALSRDDPFGGEISIACSGSVALVLYPILLKLQSLHPKLVMKLKAAPNYQILSEVKQGNIDLGIVTDISTPHLFDSSILGQEELCLIVPSETELSENKSELLQHLGLVSHPDAEHYLSLYFANCGEVGLERLHIDAIPVVGAVNQIGQILEPVAQGIGFTVLPKSALDSFHHANKLKIMQSNHVVLETLFKVTKKNRQLPARYHVVIEALSALWQ
- a CDS encoding DUF4386 domain-containing protein, with protein sequence MSNQLAARIIGILILISTSSYMVADDVFVTPILSATNYLELAYLNKNSTLATAVSLFFINSVAIIAAAIVLFPLVKQVSERSALTYLTCRVVEGILLLLAAAALLSIANLGKEMMEASSTNSEWLNSMAMVARRERYTLFQFAMLALALGSIVLNLTFYRYKMIPKVLSALGVIGYTFLLVKMVGDLFAVNLGGGYLYVPGALFELLLPFWLLFKGIQLPSNAQSTN
- a CDS encoding helix-turn-helix domain-containing protein; its protein translation is MVNLLPTILYACMIGMTLLALLDVVRRPKEKQYQRLTGLLTLLLIHLAGELFIYSGAFVYAPSLAGFELPFRLLLGPALYFYAHASMSPNEKIDRRLIYFALSGPLVVCISLLPFIFMPSPTEKLALANPETRNPDLWQIAVFTCVTTTAIFITYTMLFLRFTFNLHNNHIQQLMERYSDIEKRSLDWLKSMLFVWGFIWSMYAIQYSLGALGWTLLGFEKVLPLCETFALALFIQSALNQKPLNESEKGLPETKQARTSLLSTKHMADIADKLTQAMQEDRLYLNEDLSLNKLSEHISESENHISETLSQFMHTNFFQFVNRFRIEEAKIALSVSKKLVTDIAFDVGFNSKSTFNAAFKKAVGMTPSAYRKNN